The Algoriphagus sp. TR-M9 genome has a window encoding:
- a CDS encoding arylsulfatase, whose product MKSTFLLVPLFFLIFFSAFGQTGKSAPKPNIILIYADDLGIGLLGHEGQEIIKTPNIDRLAAEGLRFQRAYSNMLCAPARASLLTGLTDTHANSFEITNGGIYNKIGSEQMSSAEVQKTVNDKLSPITYDQVFLGEVAKSTGYVTAQVGKLEWGFSATDQQMKRHGWDYYFGYLDHQRAHGFYPPYLFENGALVEIDGNTLLNSGKSGEPETAETYKERWDMEGKKQYSQTLFMDKVLSFITTTKDQPFFLYFPTQLPHGPVSIPAVHPDFENDERLTQIEKEYASMVKLLDDNVGKILQKLEELGIDENTLVIFTSDNGHEIYYSQAGRTLKPYTNMETGERFDDYERKYYSELAGDVFDGNGGRAGLKRSNLQGGINVPLLIRWPGKIQAGRISERLVANYDILPTIAALVGYSKDFKTDGISFYPELLGKSEENAHEFVVYSSFIGPSLITNEGWKIRTHLPKGVFELFYLPDDFREENDLSAKFPEKLEELKSKLLEACDGDLKNGHYGSGRSQIRL is encoded by the coding sequence ATGAAAAGCACCTTTCTGCTAGTACCACTTTTCTTTTTGATTTTTTTTTCCGCGTTTGGCCAAACGGGTAAATCTGCCCCCAAACCCAATATCATTTTGATTTACGCGGATGATCTGGGGATTGGTTTACTGGGGCATGAGGGACAAGAAATCATTAAAACTCCAAATATTGATCGATTAGCGGCTGAAGGTTTGAGATTCCAGCGGGCTTATTCCAATATGCTTTGCGCACCTGCAAGAGCCTCATTACTTACAGGTCTTACAGATACCCATGCGAATAGCTTTGAAATCACCAATGGTGGGATTTATAATAAAATCGGAAGTGAACAGATGAGCTCAGCGGAAGTTCAGAAGACTGTAAACGATAAGCTATCTCCGATTACTTATGATCAGGTCTTTTTAGGCGAAGTGGCGAAAAGTACTGGATATGTGACTGCGCAGGTGGGTAAATTGGAATGGGGCTTTTCTGCCACGGATCAGCAGATGAAGCGACATGGATGGGATTATTACTTTGGCTACTTAGATCACCAGCGGGCTCATGGGTTTTATCCTCCGTATTTGTTTGAAAATGGAGCTTTGGTAGAAATAGACGGTAATACCCTGCTAAATAGCGGGAAATCAGGAGAGCCGGAGACAGCCGAGACTTATAAGGAACGCTGGGATATGGAAGGCAAGAAGCAGTATTCCCAAACCCTTTTTATGGACAAGGTTCTGAGTTTTATCACCACAACTAAAGATCAACCTTTCTTTCTGTATTTTCCTACGCAATTGCCGCATGGACCTGTCTCGATCCCGGCTGTTCATCCGGATTTTGAAAATGATGAACGCCTAACTCAAATTGAGAAGGAATATGCATCCATGGTCAAACTTCTGGACGATAATGTGGGGAAGATTCTGCAAAAACTGGAGGAATTGGGAATTGATGAAAATACCCTAGTCATTTTCACCTCCGATAATGGACATGAAATCTATTACAGTCAAGCAGGACGAACCCTGAAGCCCTATACCAATATGGAAACGGGGGAGCGCTTTGATGACTATGAAAGGAAATATTATAGTGAGTTGGCAGGCGATGTATTCGATGGCAATGGGGGCAGAGCTGGCTTAAAAAGAAGTAACCTACAAGGAGGAATCAATGTGCCGCTTCTGATCAGGTGGCCTGGAAAGATTCAAGCAGGCCGGATCAGTGAGCGTCTGGTGGCCAATTACGATATCTTACCTACAATCGCAGCCTTGGTGGGCTATTCCAAGGATTTTAAGACTGACGGGATTTCTTTCTATCCTGAGTTGCTAGGAAAATCTGAGGAGAATGCCCATGAGTTTGTGGTTTATTCCTCATTTATCGGCCCTTCACTGATTACCAATGAGGGCTGGAAAATCCGAACTCATTTGCCTAAAGGCGTATTCGAGTTGTTCTACTTGCCTGATGATTTCAGAGAGGAAAATGATTTGTCAGCCAAATTCCCGGAGAAACTCGAGGAGCTGAAAAGCAAACTTTTGGAAGCCTGCGATGGAGATTTGAAAAACGGGCATTATGGTTCAGGGCGAAGCCAGATAAGATTGTAA
- a CDS encoding DUF4625 domain-containing protein, which yields MSVDIHAHGVTPGAGEVEWDFEEIYEEGYHGLTEAEFHEHIDVPANAPAGEYHITFSIEDEEGNIQEFESHIDVTA from the coding sequence ATTTCAGTTGATATCCATGCCCATGGAGTTACTCCTGGGGCAGGTGAAGTGGAATGGGATTTTGAAGAAATCTATGAAGAAGGATATCATGGTTTGACCGAGGCTGAATTCCATGAGCACATCGATGTACCTGCAAACGCACCTGCTGGTGAGTATCATATCACCTTCTCCATTGAGGATGAGGAAGGAAATATCCAGGAATTTGAATCACACATTGATGTAACTGCCTAA
- a CDS encoding DUF4625 domain-containing protein has protein sequence MNKLRHALLIPILGLALFSCQDDEDVNFDAPVISGFEFGEGGTHATDGTAYRGSDLHLEAEILAEATVASITLTIHGHDLVVGEGEEEWDFSETYTDEKYMVKNPTFHEHVDIPATAPAGEYHITLEVTDLAGNTSEVEGHLEVLSAVTISEFAMDETVARGTDFHVEFMINAVHGIH, from the coding sequence ATGAACAAACTTAGACACGCATTGCTTATCCCGATTTTGGGACTTGCACTTTTCTCCTGCCAGGATGACGAGGATGTAAACTTTGATGCCCCTGTAATCTCCGGGTTCGAATTTGGTGAAGGAGGCACACATGCTACCGACGGTACCGCATATAGAGGTTCGGATCTTCATCTGGAAGCTGAAATTTTGGCGGAAGCCACAGTAGCTTCTATCACCCTCACCATTCATGGACATGACTTGGTGGTAGGTGAAGGCGAAGAGGAATGGGACTTTTCAGAAACTTATACAGATGAGAAGTATATGGTCAAAAACCCTACTTTCCATGAGCATGTAGATATCCCTGCTACTGCTCCTGCCGGAGAATACCACATCACACTGGAAGTTACCGACCTAGCTGGAAACACCTCAGAGGTAGAAGGACACCTAGAAGTATTATCAGCAGTGACGATCAGTGAATTTGCTATGGACGAAACAGTGGCTAGAGGTACTGATTTTCATGTGGAATTTATGATCAATGCTGTACATGGAATCCATTAG
- a CDS encoding Fur family transcriptional regulator — protein sequence MGNTIARTKILRIISQATHPINYTEIKNQVDKSCSRVTIYRMLLRLEKENLIYRFPDFNGDFRYSLCTEKDHSSTHNYFQCLACDTVYSLEAEHIETPIPEDYLVQTVHIMTAGICPHCQIFKEN from the coding sequence ATGGGAAACACAATTGCCAGAACAAAAATCCTAAGAATAATAAGCCAGGCTACACATCCAATCAATTACACTGAAATCAAAAACCAAGTGGACAAATCCTGTAGCAGGGTGACGATTTACCGCATGCTGCTCAGGCTGGAAAAAGAAAATTTAATCTATAGATTTCCTGATTTCAATGGGGATTTCAGATACTCATTATGTACGGAAAAGGATCATTCCTCTACCCACAATTATTTTCAATGCCTAGCGTGCGACACAGTTTATAGCCTAGAGGCAGAACACATAGAAACTCCAATTCCTGAGGACTACTTAGTCCAGACAGTACATATTATGACAGCAGGTATATGTCCTCATTGTCAAATTTTTAAAGAAAACTAA
- a CDS encoding TonB-dependent receptor: MSVIRLTLFISVLFLPGASEAISLMGASANRISTTFQFSSFDSLGQYVSDTTPEIQELEEVVVMDQAEMIRREEANAIQLIRQDFIRENRSGSLMKSLERIPGISMIGIGSGASKPLIRGLGFNQVMVVENGIKHEGQQWGADHGLEVDQFAADQIMIIKGPASFKYGSDAIGGVIDIRERLPPAEDGFGGSIELGTRSNNAWFGGSANLFYKRNNWFAVGRLTVADYGDFKVPTDSVFVYDFGVALHEGQVRNSAGNELDFSSRVGYLGKNFRNTLGVSRVSTKAGFFANAHGLEPRQVDSELHDRSSRDILLPFQEVRHTKVINKSSYAAGNNFLQLDLGYQRNDRKEWSQYVNHGYMPAIYPSEMLYPSDLERAFDKEVFSLNLKDELFLDRHELAFGASGEYQHNDIGGWGFLIPAFQQYSYGLYVLDKFKLTPLWQLSAALRYDHSQIHVEEYQDWFPSVDDASQATEEDYLYRAVDFQREFNSLVWSVGVNYTPGDLILKGNLGTSFRMPIAKELAANGVNYHYFRYERGNADLNPEQSLQLDLGAELKKEKWLLSFSPFINYFSNYIYLNPTAEMDVLYGAGNQVFNYTEAEVLRYGAELSVLHQLTKQLSFEFLGEFVYSEQMSGDKQGFTLPFSPPPSGIINATYKPLSKGLFSNPYFAVDFRMTAEQANIVPPEKVTPGYQLVNLRAGSGISLLGQEIQVDAQVQNLFNTRYLNHTSFYRLINLPEAGRNITLSLSYQF; this comes from the coding sequence ATGTCAGTGATCCGTCTTACCCTCTTTATTTCTGTCTTGTTTTTGCCGGGAGCAAGTGAAGCTATTTCCCTAATGGGAGCTTCTGCAAACCGAATTTCTACAACTTTCCAATTTTCGAGTTTTGACTCCCTTGGACAATATGTATCGGACACTACTCCTGAAATCCAGGAACTGGAAGAGGTGGTGGTTATGGATCAGGCTGAGATGATCCGCCGAGAAGAAGCCAACGCTATTCAACTGATCAGGCAGGATTTTATCCGCGAAAACAGGAGCGGTAGCCTGATGAAATCCCTGGAGAGAATTCCCGGCATCAGCATGATTGGGATCGGCTCGGGAGCTTCCAAACCTCTGATCCGGGGCCTTGGATTTAACCAGGTGATGGTCGTAGAGAATGGTATCAAGCACGAAGGACAGCAATGGGGGGCTGATCATGGGCTTGAGGTGGATCAGTTTGCGGCAGATCAGATCATGATCATCAAAGGTCCTGCCTCATTTAAGTATGGCTCCGATGCAATAGGCGGAGTGATTGATATCCGGGAAAGGCTCCCTCCTGCAGAAGATGGCTTCGGCGGTTCGATAGAGCTGGGAACCCGGTCAAACAATGCCTGGTTTGGGGGTTCCGCTAATCTGTTTTACAAGAGAAATAACTGGTTTGCCGTAGGAAGACTGACCGTGGCTGATTATGGGGATTTTAAAGTCCCTACAGACTCCGTGTTTGTCTATGATTTTGGTGTGGCACTTCACGAGGGCCAAGTCAGAAATTCTGCCGGGAATGAACTTGATTTCTCGAGTAGGGTAGGGTACCTGGGTAAGAATTTCCGAAATACACTTGGAGTGAGTAGAGTCAGCACCAAAGCCGGTTTTTTTGCCAATGCCCATGGGTTGGAGCCAAGACAGGTGGACTCGGAACTTCATGATCGCTCTAGCCGGGATATTCTCCTGCCTTTTCAGGAGGTGAGGCATACCAAAGTGATCAATAAATCCAGCTATGCTGCCGGAAATAACTTTCTTCAATTGGACCTGGGCTATCAGCGGAATGACCGTAAGGAATGGAGCCAATATGTCAATCATGGCTATATGCCGGCAATCTATCCTTCCGAGATGCTTTATCCCTCGGATCTGGAGCGTGCATTTGATAAAGAAGTATTTTCGCTAAACCTGAAAGATGAACTCTTTTTGGATAGACACGAATTGGCGTTTGGTGCCAGTGGGGAATACCAGCACAATGATATAGGAGGCTGGGGATTTTTGATCCCGGCTTTTCAGCAATACAGTTATGGTCTCTACGTCCTTGATAAATTTAAGCTGACTCCACTTTGGCAGCTTAGTGCTGCCCTGCGCTATGATCACAGCCAGATTCACGTAGAGGAATACCAAGATTGGTTCCCCAGTGTAGATGATGCTTCCCAGGCTACTGAAGAAGACTACCTGTATAGAGCAGTGGATTTTCAGAGAGAGTTCAACAGCCTGGTCTGGTCGGTAGGGGTGAATTATACACCGGGAGATCTGATCTTAAAGGGAAACTTGGGAACCAGTTTCCGCATGCCTATTGCAAAGGAGCTGGCGGCCAATGGGGTCAATTATCACTATTTCCGCTACGAGCGGGGCAATGCTGACCTAAATCCGGAGCAATCCCTACAACTGGATCTGGGTGCTGAGCTGAAAAAGGAGAAATGGTTGCTGTCCTTCAGTCCTTTTATCAATTATTTCTCGAATTACATCTACTTAAATCCCACTGCCGAAATGGATGTGCTGTATGGTGCCGGAAACCAGGTGTTTAATTATACTGAAGCTGAAGTCCTGCGATATGGAGCAGAACTAAGCGTGCTGCATCAATTGACAAAGCAGCTAAGTTTTGAATTCCTAGGCGAGTTCGTTTATAGCGAGCAAATGTCTGGTGACAAGCAAGGATTCACCCTTCCTTTTTCCCCGCCACCATCTGGGATTATCAACGCTACCTACAAGCCTCTAAGCAAAGGGCTTTTTAGCAATCCCTACTTCGCAGTGGACTTTCGCATGACCGCTGAACAGGCCAATATCGTTCCTCCGGAGAAAGTTACCCCAGGCTATCAGTTGGTCAATCTGCGCGCAGGTTCTGGCATTTCTCTCTTGGGTCAAGAAATCCAGGTAGATGCCCAGGTGCAGAATCTCTTCAATACCCGGTACCTGAACCATACCAGCTTCTATAGGCTCATCAATTTGCCGGAGGCAGGGCGGAATATCACGCTATCCTTGAGTTACCAATTTTAG
- a CDS encoding DUF4625 domain-containing protein: protein MKKYALGLVLSMILFACGEDEKPAIDLEYPEIIATADSFPIQCSVVERGSTLEFKALFSDNVELGSYSLDIHHNFDHHTHSTEVNDCESDPVKAAVNPMLFIQTYTIPTGLNEYEAEAEIDIPSDIDPGDYHFLIRVTDKEGWQTLQGISIKIL from the coding sequence ATGAAAAAGTACGCATTGGGTTTGGTTTTAAGTATGATACTCTTTGCCTGTGGTGAAGATGAAAAGCCGGCGATAGACCTGGAATATCCTGAGATTATCGCTACAGCGGATTCTTTTCCTATACAATGCAGTGTAGTAGAAAGGGGAAGTACGCTGGAATTTAAAGCGTTGTTTTCCGATAATGTGGAACTGGGAAGCTACAGTCTCGACATCCACCACAATTTTGACCACCACACCCATAGCACAGAGGTCAATGACTGCGAGTCGGATCCTGTCAAGGCGGCAGTTAATCCTATGCTGTTTATTCAGACATACACCATACCTACTGGTCTGAATGAATACGAAGCGGAGGCAGAAATCGATATCCCCTCTGATATAGATCCGGGAGATTATCATTTTTTGATCCGGGTGACAGACAAAGAAGGCTGGCAGACGCTACAGGGGATTAGTATTAAAATCCTTTAA